The region GAAGAGGCGGTGTGGGAAAGAAAAGTGATGGGCGGGGACTTCCAGTACAGTCTCAACCGCGGCCCGGCAAGAAAATCGCTCGAGACGCTCTTCACTTACCAAATCCAGCAGGGCATTGCGGACGAGAAGCCGGATTTGGAGAACCTGTTTTTTCCGCAGGTGCTGAAGCTCTGATCACTTGACACACGGTAGTGTTAACGTTGCGGAGACCACTAGTTGTACTTGCATTCTTAGACAACAATGAGAAACGGCAAACCGACCACGAACCGAGAAAGACCTAGCCAATTCTTTGCGTGGCCATTGGAGGCATCTAAAGAGTGGAGAAATACTCACAGCGTTCAAAATATGGAGACCGAAACAAAAGGTGTAATCGACTGGTTGATGTTAGTCGAGGAAATTTGGGGAGATCACCGTACCCGCCGGCACTTTTAGGACCGCAAAGATCGAAGCGTATGACAACAAGAGCGGTCGCTTAGAGGCAGAGTATTGGTACTCACCGACAACGAAGTGGTTTGTCAAAATCATAGACTACGAGGCGGGCGACGGCTTCGTTCGGGAACAAGAATTGCGAAGCTTTAAGGTTGATCGATGAATATTATGATGATGGCCTCACCTTCAGATTTTCCACCAGCGATAAAAGTGATGCACCGGACTGTGGCCGGGCGCCGATGGCGAACGATGGCGAAGCTTTGACGGATACAGCGGGTTCTGCTGTGTATCCCGTCCGGGCCTTTCCAGCTTCCCCTGGTTAAGCGCTGGTTGCTAGAGGAATCCTATTGCATTACTGTGTAAGCGCATTCAACAATTCAGGATGGGTTTGAACGGTGAAATCCCTAAAACTCGGAGAATACATTGTCAGGGACCCTGAGATCTGCCACGGCAAGCCGACCTTTAAGGGAACGCGGATTATGGTGGAGCAAGTCCTGGAGATGGTCGCCGAAGGCATCACGTGGGAGCAGATCATTGCGGAGCATGACGGCGCAATCAGCCGGGAAGCGATCGCAGAGGCCCTGCGGCTGGCAGGCCGATCTTTCTCCGAGAAAAACACAGTCCGGCGCACTGGTTGAACATCCTTGATGAAAACATAATCTCGAGCCAACGTTCCCTGCTACGCGCGTGGCGAATTCACTTTAGTCACTTAGGAACGGATATTGGACGTCGGGGAATGAAGGACCGGCCCGATGTTATTCCGTTGCTGCACGGTCTCCGGCGCGCAACATTCTTCACCCATGACCTGGGATTCTTCGATCCCTCACTGCGTCATAAAAACTATTCCCTGGTTTGCTTGGACGTAAGCGGCGACGAGTCTGCCATATACATCCGACGATTCCTCCGGCACCCGGCATTTCGCGCACAAGGGCAGCGCCTCGGAAGAGTCATTCTCCTCCGCGCACGAGGTTTAAGATATTGGCAAATTCACAGACGCAAGGAGAAGGTGGTTAACTGGCCAAAAGGTT is a window of Candidatus Binatia bacterium DNA encoding:
- a CDS encoding DUF433 domain-containing protein; this translates as MKSLKLGEYIVRDPEICHGKPTFKGTRIMVEQVLEMVAEGITWEQIIAEHDGAISREAIAEALRLAGRSFSEKNTVRRTG